The genomic window CGAGAAGCACAATCTGCAAACGGAGAGCACAGTGCATGAGAAATGCCCCAAGTGTGGCCGCGAGGAGGTCAAGTACACCACCGTGCAGCTGCGCAGTGCAGATGAAGGTTCGACGGTCATCTACAACTGCGAATGCGGAAACTCGTACGAAGAACCCAAACTTTTTTCTATTGGCTTTATTTTAACAGCGTTTTAGGTGGCATGAAAACAACTAGACACCATACTCGATCGAGCAAATTCATAAATCATGCAGCAGCTCCTCCGACTTCGGGAATCAAAGCATACTCCGTCTCTCCACCCTTTTCATAATCGGCGATATCGAGCGCGACGATGACACTCTCTCGAAccaccttctccttgtcatgGAGGAACCGCCTCAGGGTATCCTCGACACCctcctcatcaccaaggctACCCAGCGCCTCAGCTGCCTCGTGTCGAACCATGCTGGCCTCGTTGACATCGCTCAGCGCAGCAGTGAGGGAGGGGATGGAAGCAGGGTGCGACAGCTGGCCAAAAACAAAGGCAATTTCATGACGGAACAACGCCGACGAATCGGCGAAGCCCTTGGCAAGCTCAAGCACAGCAGGAACTGCTGTGGGCAGATCAGGAGGGGAGGCAAGATCGCGAAGGGCAAACATGGCACGGTACCGGATGAACAGAGGCGCGCTCGTATCCATGAGCTTTCGGCCGAGCTCCGcgacctcggccttcttgtcgGTTTCGGGCATCGGGGGCGCAGGGTCGATAGAAGAAAAGGCACTAGAATAAGATGTCAGTGGGAGGGTAACCTCAGAATAGAATTTACGAACCTTGGGCGCAACTTCTCCTTTTGCCGTTCCTCCGAGTTCTCCCACTCAACGCGCTCAATGGCGATCTCGCACGTCTCAACAATGCTAATATCCTCCCCCTTGCGGTCGCGGTACTCTCGGAGGATGTCCAGGTTGTCGGCCCATCCCAGGGCACCCAGGGCCTCGGCAGCCTCATGACGGCACATGGGATCCTCCTTGAGATCGGCGAGAACCTCACGGAGAGGCTTGACGGCAGCAGTGTTGCAGGTCTGACCGAGGCAGTAGGCAAGCTCGTGCTTCAGAAGGGCAGAAGGCGAGGTGAAGCCAGCCGCGATGGCCTCGATAGCGGCAACCTTGACGTCCTCAGGGTTGATCTGGGTCACTGCCACGTgcttgagggagaagagagcaCGGAAACGGATGGGGAGAGGGGTATCTTCGGAGCAGAGGGACTCCCTCAGCTTGAGGACCGTCTCCATGGAGGTGGGCTTCTCGGCGTCGGACGAcatttttcttcttcttcaacgagCGTCTGCGGTGATGGCGATCGCGGCGTCGGTTTAGGCTGCGGCTCTCTTCAGAAAATTGAAATTTCCAGCCGCGGGGCACTCGTCTTATCTTATCTGGCGGGGTGTGTGGGGTGGGGTTTGGCCATGGACATTGGATGGATGCAACGCGAAAAATCGCTGCGCAAAAAAGCAAAGTGTTATCAATCAGGGTCCAATTTCGGGCCTAACGGGGCGCCTAACAAGTCAATTTGCAAGGAGGGTCGACTGATTCCGTGGCGATGTTGTATGAAGTCAGGCCAGGTTCGGGAGCCCATGGTGCTTTGCTGTGTGGGATTGCTCGACTGAACTGAGGGGAAGACCTCCCCCTCTCAATATCCCCGAGTTGTAAGAATTGACATTGCCTATAGGCAGCGATGGTATTCCGAGATCGTTCGACGCGgcaccatccatctccgCATGCAGCTGAAGCGGTGGCGGGCAGAGCGGCTCGGAGATGGGACCTATAAGATGTGGTTGAGCGAATTGGTGTGGTCGCCGCGTCAGACGGGTGCATTTTCATGACAGATTCAACCTTGGCATGCCGTACAAGTGTCTGAGGTCGAAACAGTCATCATCAATGCTGACAGTTCCATGTATCTTTATCAATCAAGGATGATTGCAGTTGAAAGAGAAGAGCTCTTAACCCAGGAGTTGACCGACTGCGGAGCCCAAAAAGAAAAGTGGAACCACAACGAGACCCACGAAAAGAATCTATAAGTTGAAGCAAATCGCGCAGATCCCACTCAATTCGAATCGTTTCGAATTCATCGGTTTCGTGGTCTAACGGCTATGACTGCGGATTCTGATTCCGCCAGCGAGGGTTCGACTCCCTCCGAGAccttttctttttgttcATGGTGACGATTCGGATTTTTGAGCGTGAAGCCATCACGAACTATGCCAGCGCCGAGGTGTGGAGTACTACCACAAACAAGAAAATGTCTGCAACACCGGAAATGCGGCTATGGGGGTCGAAAATGTGCTGCCCTATATTTGAGGTGTTTCTGTATATCTCATGGTTTTCTTATACTTTTCACTGCATGGTAGTGTATCGTTATTtatccttcatcttctgctCCGTTGTCGGCGATTAGGAGCTTCAGGTTAGGTAGGATACATAACGCCAGTTGAGCTGTAAAATAATTGCTTGAAAGAGTACGTTCGTGAAACTGAAAAGCAATTAGagcctcttcaaccttgtctttttttctcttattcATCTCCGTTCTCCTCCTGCATTTGTTCGACTGTTGAATTCCTTGATAGGTATTTTGTCATTCAAGCCTGTCACTCCGCGGCGATAGTAGCGCAAACCATCATTCGACGCTTGCTAAGCAGCGAATCAGCGTGGACGCTTACTTACCCTACGTGATGAACCTCGACTCAATCGTCTCTCGATCTCTCATCTGAATCATACACCCATCTCTCTATTGCTCTCACCTAGAATATCCCTTGTTCTATTCTCCTTACGCGGTATTCCGAGCACGCTCATCGCACCTTCGTTGTCTGCGCAGTGCATTAATAAGCTTCGGCGCTCATATCGCCACCCTCCCTCCTCACTCGACTCCTCACCAAACACAACTTCAGCGCAAAAATGTCACCCTCGCTCGAGGCGCCGGAGCCGGTGGAGGATGTCTTCGCAAACCCCATAAAGCAGAAGCCGCAGCTCGTCGCTCCGGAACCCCAGCACTGCCCAGGTCCCGAGTCACAGCAGGCCGGCACAGCGGACTCGTGTGCCGGGTGCCCGAACCAGGCCATCTGCGCTTCGGCGCCAAAGGGCCCCGACCCGGACATTCCCATTATCTCAGCGCGCCTCGAGAATGTCAAGCACAAGATTCTCGTGCTAAGCGGCAAGGGCGGCGTGGGGAAGAGTACCTTTACGTCCCTGCTGGCGCACGCCTTTGCGACCAACCCGGACAGCACCGTGGGCATCATGGATACAGATATCTGCGGACCCAGCATCCCCAAGATGATGGGAGTCGAGGGAGAGACGGTACATGTCAGTGGTACGGGATGGTCACCGATCTGGGTCATGGACAACCTTTCCGTCATGAGCATTCAGTTCCTGCTACCCAACCGGGACGATGCCGTTATCTGGCGAGGCCCCAAGAAGAACGGTCTCATTAAGCAGTTTCTTAAGGACGTGGAATGGGGCGACCTCGATTTTCTACTCGTGGATACACCACCGGGCACAAGCGACGAGCACCTCAGCGTCAACTCATTCCTTAAAGAGAGTGGCATCGACGGAGCTGTCATGGTCACCACACCGCAAGAAGTGTCACTGCTGGATGTGCGCAAGGAGATTGACTTTTGTCGAAAGGCTGGCATCAGGGTATTGGGACTCGCAGAGAACATGAGCAGCTTCGTCTGCCCAAAGTGTTCCAACGCGAGTGAGATCTTCAAGGCGAGCACAGGAGGTGGACGAGCACTGGCAGAGGAGATGGGCATTCCCTTCCTGGGATCAGTACCTCTGGACCCAAGGATTCGGATGGCGTGTGATTACGGCGAGAGTTACTTCGACTCGTTCCCAGACAGCCCAGCCTGTATCGCGTTCCAAGGGGTGGTCAAGAATGTTGCGATGCAGTTGGGATTGGATACCCAGAGCGTGTTGCCGGACGAGTAGGCGACGGCTCTTATATAGTTACGTAGATTATGATATCGCTGGTTTTCCATCTCCTGTTCTCTTGGCATATCAACCCGACTTGAGCTTGTCGGGGATCTCTTCCAACTCTTCGACGGATTCGATATCA from Fusarium falciforme chromosome 2, complete sequence includes these protein-coding regions:
- a CDS encoding Cytosolic Fe-S cluster assembly factor NBP35; protein product: MSPSLEAPEPVEDVFANPIKQKPQLVAPEPQHCPGPESQQAGTADSCAGCPNQAICASAPKGPDPDIPIISARLENVKHKILVLSGKGGVGKSTFTSLLAHAFATNPDSTVGIMDTDICGPSIPKMMGVEGETVHVSGTGWSPIWVMDNLSVMSIQFLLPNRDDAVIWRGPKKNGLIKQFLKDVEWGDLDFLLVDTPPGTSDEHLSVNSFLKESGIDGAVMVTTPQEVSLLDVRKEIDFCRKAGIRVLGLAENMSSFVCPKCSNASEIFKASTGGGRALAEEMGIPFLGSVPLDPRIRMACDYGESYFDSFPDSPACIAFQGVVKNVAMQLGLDTQSVLPDE
- a CDS encoding Deoxyhypusine hydroxylase — translated: MSSDAEKPTSMETVLKLRESLCSEDTPLPIRFRALFSLKHVAVTQINPEDVKVAAIEAIAAGFTSPSALLKHELAYCLGQTCNTAAVKPLREVLADLKEDPMCRHEAAEALGALGWADNLDILREYRDRKGEDISIVETCEIAIERVEWENSEERQKEKLRPSAFSSIDPAPPMPETDKKAEVAELGRKLMDTSAPLFIRYRAMFALRDLASPPDLPTAVPAVLELAKGFADSSALFRHEIAFVFGQLSHPASIPSLTAALSDVNEASMVRHEAAEALGSLGDEEGVEDTLRRFLHDKEKVVRESVIVALDIADYEKGGETEYALIPEVGGAAA